The Dermacentor variabilis isolate Ectoservices chromosome 4, ASM5094787v1, whole genome shotgun sequence genome contains the following window.
GGTGACGCATCttgaaggggtgtacggtagcgcgattaaaagacgggacaaaagaagacacacatggACACAAACAGCGCTGTGCGTGTCCCTGTGCGTCTTCTTTTgccccgtcttttaatcgcgctaccgtacaacCCTTTTATTGTATACGTATGCATGGGTCTGCAACTTCAGCGCATTTGTAATGTGCGCCATAAATTAATCATCGTTAGTGATATATTGTCTAATGAATATTTAAGTAAATACGACGCGGTTTCGAGGCGATTCACTGGCGCCCATAATATCCCATGTTAATTGTGTTGCCGTATATTCTACTTGTTGCTGACCATACAACAGGTGCAGGCTAGTGCGAAATGCGCTAGCTGGCAAGGTAGTCAACGAGACGAAGCCTAGCCAACCTCCCAgcctttctttttccccctttaTATTCCCACAGCCCTAATGAATCAGAACTCTGCGATAGACTTCTTGGAACTATGGCCGTAATATTTGCGCATTATGAGTATGTCCGTGTAAACTACCGCGTTGGCCTAATGGGAGTGGCATCACGCTACTGAGGTCGACGGTTCGAATTCGGACGTAGtggcgcattttgatggaggcaaaGGGCATGAACGCTCCTGTAGttggatttaggcgcacgttaaaaaacccaagTAAGCGGTGAATATtgatccagagtcctccactatggcctGCCTCAGGATCGTACCGTGGTTTTGACATAAAAAACCCAATAAATTATTTTGTTTCTGTTCGCGTAAAGCGGCATCATCACGAACCATCAACTATGAAATGAACAGGTGGAAGAAGTCTTTGCCTGTATGCTCTATCATACCTGCCAGCTCTCTCGAATTTCTGATAACGTTAGCGAATTTAGACCCCTTCTATGATTTTATGAATGGTGCGTCAAATTTTATGTGAATGAGGTCCTGTTCGCGAATAATGTTTACACGCTGTCAAAGGATGAGCCGACGCAaggttgcaaaaaagaaaattcaggcaAGAAAGATATTCTGATGGTACTTGCATGTCACGATTTAGTGGCAGCGCAAGGCGCCTACATACCAGAGGGGTACTTGCTCGAAGAATGTTGATTTAGGCGCCTGAAGCTTGTGAAACCGGCGGCAGCAATTCGCACTGGCATAAAAACATTGTGTTGCTTTTTCAGTCTCTGCTGTGCCAAGTTAGTTTCTTTTATTACACTGCGCATTAAACCTTGGTTAACAATATGCCATGTAACTCAGGTCCGCAAGAATTTACGAACTTCACAAGTGAGCAGGGATggctcaaatatatatatatatatatatatatatatatatatatatatatatatatatatatgtgtgtgtgtgtgcgtgcgtgcgtgcgtgcgtgcgtgtgtatgtatgtatgtatgtatgtatgtatgtatgtatgtatgtagactGCGCGCATAATGTGCAATTAGGTTATCAAAAGCGAATAAACATTGCATGCTTTGCAATATTTGTCtgcttaacacacacacacacacccacacacccacacacacacacacacacacacacacacacacacacacacacacacacacacacacacacacacatatatatatatatatattatacatatatatatatatatatatatatatatatattttaaattgCAAACGTTGCAACATTTGTCTGCTTAAAATATACACGCAAACATATGTTCATGCATATGCAAGGTGTCCGAGCTAACTTCTTTAGCCAGAGTTTATTAAAAAATATTCAAActccacgtagctggacataacaaaggtaatgttgtttgccatcgtttGGAGATATTAAAACTATTTTTTCATTCGGCCTAATAAACTAATTAGCCTTAATaaatcaatttctcaaatatattataatcagatgaaatgtgccaatgagaaaattgtagagcgacatgacaAACCCCTACACAGATTTcggttcctcaatacgtgctacataattgtttttccgagcgtgaaagaagcccgcgaatacacgcaaagtgcctcgggcggccagtcgcgcggcaattttgcgtgcatttacgAGCTAATTTCACGCATGGAAAACACTTTTaggtagcacatattgagcaacagaaagctgtatcgggagttttgcatgtcgctctacaattttctcattgacacctttaatGCAATTATATTATTTGGGAAACTGGTTAATTAAGActagttatctaattaggcggaatgaaaaaagaaatgagcatctAAAAGCGACAGAAAACATTAGCTTTGTTCCGTTaggctacatggcatttgcatttttttaaactctggccaAAAATTAGCTGGGACTGTGTGTTATGTGTTAACCAGACAAACGTTTCAACGCATGCAAATTTTATTCGCTTTTGATAGCCCATTTCGCACACTATGGGCGAAGTCCACGCCGAATCGATGTAtctttctttcaacgtttacaTTCCACCACGAAATTTAAGCTGTGCTGTAGACAGAGGTCAAAATAATGTCATTACTCTTGACAATGTCGAACACTATGGAGACGACGAAAATGTATTGGCGCTTACCGCGCAAGTAGGCGCACTCCATGAGCACAGCTGCTCATTTGTCCACATAGCAATGCATGGTCGTGAGCACGATCATATGGCCGATTACAAATGTTTGGTCTCGGTTTACTGCTCAGCACGATGTTCTGGCAATTAAATCGATAAGCCACAATGTATCGCAGAAGAACTGAGCTGCAACAAGCACCCTTATGCACAAATATTCGGGAAGAACGCGTAATATTTCATGGGTCTCTTAGCACAATTGGTGGCCAGCAATGCCATTGGATAATGATGCTTGTGAAATTCAGGTTCACACATTCCGACAAAGTTCAAGACGTTGTTAGGAATGTACTGAAGTTTGTGTGGTTACGACACTCGGTCATCAAAGGCGAATTTCTTCCAATTACACTAATAAGGACGACTAACAATTAATAGTTCATCAGTGCACTTAGATATTCGAGCTATGTGTTGAAACAAAACGCACGTTCAGTGTCTTTTGGGAAAATGACACCCACAAACATTCATTTCAATAAATTGATCGATGGTTTCACAGTAGCTGACACTGGAAAGATTGGTTTCGTTGGTCTCTTGGAGGGCAACGAAAAGCCTCATCAAACTCGGGCACGTGTTGAGCCAGAAGCTCACACTCGTGGCGCTTTGCTTTGATCCTCCCCGAACACAAGCTGAAGCACGCAGTCATGAAGAGCAGCTGCAGGCTTGTGTAGTTCTCGAGTCCTTCAATGGCCCACGATGAAGGATTGGTTTCTTTGTATGCGTCCACAAGGGCGCTGAAACCGACAGCGTGGACCACATTGTCATCGGTGTACATCTCGCTTCCCGACGGCCCCAGTTTCATACAATCGATCAGGTACATCGACACGTTTCTCTTCTCGCGGTAAGATTCGACGAAGATGGAGCTGATGGCGCCGACGATCTCGCTTCCAAAGGTCCCGTAGTTTATAGACGCTGGCAGGTCCGGGTCGAAAAACAGGACTGACAGGGAATAAGGCATCAACTGGAAGTCTCGGCTTTTCCAGAGTACCACGTAAAACATCAGGTGGCAGATCGCGTACTCTAAGTGCTTTGTTTCATCTGGCTTGTTGACGAGCGTCGAAAGCTGCCAGTTGTTGACGAAAGAATCTGACATATCCGGCATTACATCATTTTTTGCGCCAGAAGTTTTGTGCTCATCCTTGTCATACTCGAAGCTACGAAAAGCAGTGTCCATGGAGGTCCAATTCACGAGCACCGTTATGTTTTCATCGAAGTGAAACCACTTCGAGAGGCGCCGGGAAAAAGCAAGCCGCACCGACAGTGCGATTTCTTTCGCACCGGAAACCTTGTTTTCCTGGAGGGTGCtatcgatgtaacttgtgaaggATGCTTTCCGAAAGAACACCGCGGCTCTGCTGAGACAGAAGGCTCTGTGGTAGACTTGCGCCTTCTCGGAACTCTGGCCATAATAGTTGAGAATTGagcctctgttcgcgtaaagcgcGGCGACCTGGACCGTACACCACGAGACGAAGAGGTGGAAGGAGTCCTCGCCAATGCGCGTCCAGAGTCCCGACAGCGTGGCCAGAAAACCGGGATTTCCGGTCGTGATTCGCAGACCAGCGCGCACGCTGATGCTGACGTTGTGCAGGGCTTCTAGCCAGCGAGCTTCTGTCACGCCCGCGCTTGACAAGTTTGCAAACCAGTCGGCTGGCAGTCGTGGCTTGTCCCAGGTGTCGTAAAGAAGCGAAAGGTCGCCAAGTGCCGGTTCTGCGATGGTCTGCATCTGCTCGTACGTCACGGCGCTGGTGTTCTTCGGGCCTCTGAGCTCGAACAGGCTCCTCAGAAATTGGAAGTACGCGCACTTCGAAGCCGGCGACTGTTCTCTCATGGACCTCGACAGCAAAAAGTGGAATGAACTTCCAGGATCGACGACAAGCTCGTCCACCGTCTCGCCTCGGTGCGTAGTGACATCGAAAGAGAGAACTGCGTCCCAGCCTAACTTGATGGAACTGTAGACCAGCGCGTGTACAGCGTCCGCTCCGTGGGCGTGCTGCGGCCAGACGATGCCAGCGTCGCGTAGCGCCGCCTTCACAGCCGCCATCTCGTCCTTCTTTCCTTGTAGCACGTCGTCACAGCTGCGGTACAGAGCAGCGGCTCGCTGCTCGTCATTTTGTCCCGTGAGAGGAATCTCCGCGTCCTTCAACGTCGCGTCTAACCTGTCGAGGAACCCGACGAACTGTTCCTCCCAGACGTCAAGGTTCTGGCTTCGCTTCCAGCCGCCGCAGACGAACCGCGTGAAGTCACGACACGGGTCCACTGACGTGTTGATGGACTGGAGAAGCCGGTGCGAGTAGGCATCGCAGGCGCTCGTCAGGCACACATTCGGGGAGCCCGAATACTGGAACCACACGATCTTGAGCACGATGAGTACCACGACCACAAGGACGATGCTGATGATTAGGCCCACGAAGCTTTGGCTATTACTTACTGTCTGCATAGATAATTAAAGAtaaaggggggagtgaaagatATAACACACTAAATACTAGGAAAATGCAGACTTTGATATGATACCTAACGGTTGGAACACACATGCTTAAGTTAATGTATAACGAGCATTTCAAGTACCACTGAAACACTGCAGCCGCAGCGAGAAGGGCGGCTCGTCTTAcgtcctttttttcccctctgtaACGCTGGTTGCCTGCAACGTTTCTCTTCGTTATAAGGCTATTCAGTGCAAGAAATCAGAAGAAACGGAGGATCAATGTGTCGAGTTGAAAGAAGGCTGTGAAAGCGGCACAAACAAGGAGTTTGTATATGTTTCCATTGAGCCTCTTTACATCTAAATTCTGCTGCGTACATGCCATACGGACCACCTCCATCGCGGCATCGTGAAGACAGCATTTACGTTTTATACAGACGTCATGGTACAGCGGAACATCAACCTCAGCAGTGTAGCCCGTAACTGCGTGCTCACAAATCAACACGTCGCTGGCAGTAGGTATACGGCAACaacccacccccacccccccgcccCCAGCGACTCCTTGGAAACCACTTGGAGGTGTGACAGTACGTTATGACAGATCTTCATAGCATGACGTCCTATTTCCTTGTGTGCAAGCAACTTCGTGACTAAATGAGCTACATTTAACCCATTTCTTTCATTCACTTCCAAATTCAATTAATTTCTGACCTCTCTACGACATCAACAAGCAGGCAGGTTCTTTTCCTAGGTCACTTAAACTGCAGGACTTGTAGTTGACTTTTCAAACTACCGCGATAGCTAGTGACTATGGTGATGTACTGCTGAGTACGAAGCAGAGTTCAAcgcaaaaataaatataaataaaaacaaaactacGTCAGATTCACCACACTTGTAAAAACTTGCGGTAAGTGAAGGTTTGTTGAAATCTCCTGGTGATCGAAAATATCTATAGAAACCTCCACTTCGGGGTCTCTAAAATCCCGTGTTTTGATTTGGGTCGCAATTTACTGAGACAACCAATCTGGACACTTGGAACCTCCTTCCCACGTTTAGCCAACGATGTATaagcaaaaggatagacagttgggcgagttggtacggtaacatgattttggcttctagcgcgaagtgaaacacggacacagaaaggagcagacaggacgagcgctaactctcagcAGCACTCTCGTATAAATGACGAGGTCTCGCTGCCATAGTTTTATGTCGTCCTTCGCTATGCATACAACGATCGAATACTTCGCCACCAAATGGGTATTCAAACGAGCTCTGTAATCTTTCCTTCTGTGTTGAAGCAGACAGCACAATGATGGGGGCATTGAAGTAAAGATTATTGTGAAGCATTCTATAGTGAAGCGAACACTTATTTAAATCAATAACTGCTAGAAATGCACTACATTTAGTTACTAACAATTGCATCGGTGTTGTGCCATAGGAAAGTTTCGCGGCGCATGCCGAGTGTCTCTGCAAAAGGCAAGCCGGGTTGTGCATATGTTTTTCCACATTTAATTGTAATTGAGCTGATATCTTCGCATCCACTATGCTTCTGGCAGTTCTTGATCCAAATAATTGTGCGCTTTGTGGCATTCGCTTGAATGCACCGCTTCGCTGTAAGAAAGGGTTACACACTGGTTTAAAGGCGTGTGCAAGTCCAATGCCCTCTAAATGACGCTACTCCTAAACTATATAAGGGTGATAACTTTGTTTGAGTATTTTATTTAACAGGACTCTCACAATTCTTTTTTGATCGGGCACTTAGTTATTAAATTTCATGGAATCAGGGAACTAGTGAGGTGCTTCACAGCGCCTTTTGCTCCTGCCATTTAATCTCTGAAATGCACTAAACCGAGAATGTCATCTTAGGTTTTATGCCGTAAATGGGGCTGCTGTCACTATGATAACGGTGGGCTGCTATTGGCAGAACATTGATACACCACTTGAAGAACAGATGCGCCCATATGACGCTTTACTCTGCTCGCAAACTTGTCCCTCAATACGCAGCGTGCTGCACTAACTCCGGCTTCCATTTTAGTTGAGAACTGGAACCTGTTAATGGTAAGGGAAGGCAGGGGAAAATACCGACAGAAATAGAACGAGAAGGCCAACACGAACGTTATTTTTTATACTTGCCATGAATGACATTTCCCCAAGAACTAGTGAAGTTGTTGCACGACGAAGAATTAGAAAGAACTTTGCTCTTACTCGCAGCTCATCTTCCACATTAACTAGGTGGTTAGCTGTAGTGCACCATTCGGTGTACATACGATTCTGTTGGCGAACGTCTCCCTTAGTTTAGTAACAAATAGTCAAGAACGCCTCGTAGAATCTAGATAACCAGAGTAGTCTGGCACtattggggcgctataacgtaaagttacATAATTTTGACTgaattccaatctgctgacgtgAAATTTAGGTAACCGCCGCCACAAGCCTGAGCTGTGACCCGAAAGGTTGTTTCAACAGCCCAATTAAGCAatgtcctcgtttataggaggtgacTTCAGTTTGGtttcaaagcgaataacattgtctaccgTGACAGCTTTTCTTTTATCTAATTTGTGAACGAGAGGTAAGgagcgcgcagaaaaagaaagggtttCGGTAGCGCCGAGCTTGGTCAGTAAAGTGATGTCGGCGTCTCCGAATGGTCCGCTTCCCCtagcttagcttgcggtggctcgtcgacgatTGTGGTGTTGTGCAACGAGGTGTTAAAAACACCCCACGGACGGAGACTCAATGAACAAGATTTTGGCAGAGCGACGTCGGTTACGTGGCGAAAACGATCGGTAACGCTATACTGCCATGCACAATTTTTAAATTGGACAAAGGTATTGTCGTTTTCAGCGTCACGTACCCAGCGCTGGAGCGATCAGTGCACAGCCACTTTCCATTTCGTTAAGACCGGGGCAGTTGacggctattaaaaaaaaaaaaactttcaggaTTGTTTATGGCATCTTTAGTGAGTACTCCTTACTTTTACGTGGTGAGTTTCCTTGGTTTGTTTGACGTCATGCGACAGATAGGTGGACTAGGCGTGGGCCGAAAACGTTTTTACCAATTCAGGAAGGCCAATGGAGACAAAGGtgtagaatcagaaataaataaaagggcCTAGTCATACATGATCAGTGTGTACATGCCATCTTCATATGTGGAGTTTTCGCGGATATCATGGCGTCTtgtgacagacaggcgatgtGGCGTCGCTACAAAAATGcttgaccaatcacggagggctaaCGAAGGAAATGGAATGAGAACATATTGGAATAACTTTACATTACAGCGCCCTTGTTGTATACACGGCGACAGAATAGCACAAATACGAGTCATGGACAATGTTTTGCCTCGTTTGTCCTTGTATTTGCATTGCGCTATTATTGTGCCATTGTAG
Protein-coding sequences here:
- the LOC142578289 gene encoding endothelin-converting enzyme 1-like, producing the protein MATGSEGTAPSTASTHSGTKRGPQSPAAAASPGERGSRPVAPQKSGDKGALSPLAKLKSSPARKERANSGLVRSPVGASQPASPEHATPSNAPSTKATPPCQTVSNSQSFVGLIISIVLVVVVLIVLKIVWFQYSGSPNVCLTSACDAYSHRLLQSINTSVDPCRDFTRFVCGGWKRSQNLDVWEEQFVGFLDRLDATLKDAEIPLTGQNDEQRAAALYRSCDDVLQGKKDEMAAVKAALRDAGIVWPQHAHGADAVHALVYSSIKLGWDAVLSFDVTTHRGETVDELVVDPGSSFHFLLSRSMREQSPASKCAYFQFLRSLFELRGPKNTSAVTYEQMQTIAEPALGDLSLLYDTWDKPRLPADWFANLSSAGVTEARWLEALHNVSISVRAGLRITTGNPGFLATLSGLWTRIGEDSFHLFVSWCTVQVAALYANRGSILNYYGQSSEKAQVYHRAFCLSRAAVFFRKASFTSYIDSTLQENKVSGAKEIALSVRLAFSRRLSKWFHFDENITVLVNWTSMDTAFRSFEYDKDEHKTSGAKNDVMPDMSDSFVNNWQLSTLVNKPDETKHLEYAICHLMFYVVLWKSRDFQLMPYSLSVLFFDPDLPASINYGTFGSEIVGAISSIFVESYREKRNVSMYLIDCMKLGPSGSEMYTDDNVVHAVGFSALVDAYKETNPSSWAIEGLENYTSLQLLFMTACFSLCSGRIKAKRHECELLAQHVPEFDEAFRCPPRDQRNQSFQCQLL